A single window of Flagellimonas maritima DNA harbors:
- a CDS encoding heavy-metal-associated domain-containing protein → MKKSFMLILFLTISIQISAQQKNKKVTFEVKGNCGMCKERIEETAIKLKGVKYASWDIPTKQLSLIINENKCNPLDIKKAIAEVGHDTDMAEAEAAVYDKLPECCKYRDPNTIHMDHSKKH, encoded by the coding sequence ATGAAAAAATCATTTATGCTTATTTTGTTTCTAACAATTTCGATTCAAATAAGCGCGCAGCAAAAAAACAAAAAGGTGACTTTTGAGGTAAAGGGCAATTGCGGTATGTGCAAAGAACGGATTGAAGAGACCGCAATAAAATTGAAAGGTGTCAAATACGCTTCTTGGGATATTCCAACCAAACAACTCTCACTTATTATCAACGAAAACAAATGCAACCCTTTGGACATTAAAAAAGCTATAGCTGAAGTAGGCCACGATACTGATATGGCTGAAGCGGAGGCAGCAGTTTATGATAAATTACCTGAATGCTGCAAATACCGTGATCCAAATACCATACATATGGACCACTCCAAAAAACATTAA
- a CDS encoding TonB-dependent receptor, producing the protein MLYKSFFIILLSLFVRFAATAQLQIKGVVAAYVDEKEVLLPDVNVFWLGSSICTVTNNKGEFSIPYQKDYRNLVIQHIGYLADTINANRPNLGKIRLRKQLDLEEVVVRKKINPLQKSLFDVQNVVTVDSREMLKAACCNLSESFETNPSVDVNISDAVTGAKQIQMLGLNSPYLLFTQENMPSIRGASQIYGLSFVPGSWIESIQITKGAGNVLNGFESISGQINTELVKPLTDKKLFLNLYANNYERYEFNARYNHVISEKWATGIYLHGNLRNGEIDRNSDSFLDTPLANQVNFMNRWQYLDTDKGWVGFLNLQYLDDEKQTGQLTFNPDVDRFTTNAWGSEVNTRRLDISTKVGYVFPELPYQSIGFQAAYSNHEQNSYYGFNLYDIAHRSFYSNAIFNSILGSTQHKFKTGISFTYDVFDENVNSEILQRTDNTFGGFFEYTYDSLERLSFVAGLRLDHGNRLSTFITPRLHARYSLWDKASLRGSIGRGKRAANIFSENQQLFASSRQINVIDNGGDIYGLKPEIAWNFGAGFIQKLYLWNRTMELSLDFYRTSFQDQVIVDWENAREISFYNLYGDSYSNSFQFDFNYELVQNLDVRATYKNYDVVIDYTSERLQKPLQPEHRVFMNLNYETLKKGEGAQWRLDFTWNWLGRQRIPSTELNPAEFRFDDFSPSFSTLNFQVTRVFSNQFEVYLGGENITNYTLRNPILGSNDPFGPYFDSTLSFAPVLEATYYIGLRYKINTD; encoded by the coding sequence TTGCTCTATAAAAGTTTTTTCATAATTCTTTTAAGCCTATTTGTCCGCTTTGCAGCGACGGCCCAGCTACAGATAAAAGGGGTTGTCGCCGCGTATGTTGATGAGAAAGAAGTTCTATTGCCAGATGTAAATGTTTTTTGGTTGGGCAGCTCTATATGTACCGTAACCAATAATAAAGGGGAATTTTCAATACCGTACCAAAAAGATTACAGGAATCTCGTCATTCAACATATTGGTTATCTAGCAGATACCATAAATGCCAATAGACCAAATTTGGGTAAAATTAGACTACGAAAGCAATTGGATTTAGAAGAAGTTGTCGTTAGAAAAAAAATAAATCCTTTACAAAAATCGTTGTTCGATGTTCAAAATGTGGTTACGGTGGATAGTCGTGAAATGCTAAAAGCAGCTTGTTGCAATCTTTCCGAAAGTTTTGAAACAAACCCATCTGTTGATGTTAATATTTCTGATGCAGTAACTGGGGCCAAACAAATACAAATGTTGGGGCTAAATAGCCCTTATCTTTTATTTACGCAAGAAAATATGCCTTCAATAAGGGGCGCATCACAAATTTATGGACTCTCTTTTGTGCCAGGCTCTTGGATAGAAAGTATTCAGATTACCAAAGGTGCAGGTAACGTACTCAATGGGTTTGAAAGTATTTCCGGCCAAATCAATACAGAACTGGTAAAACCTTTAACCGATAAAAAACTCTTCCTTAATCTTTACGCCAACAACTATGAAAGATATGAGTTCAATGCACGATACAATCATGTTATTTCGGAAAAATGGGCTACAGGTATTTATTTACATGGTAATTTAAGGAATGGTGAAATAGATCGCAATTCTGATTCATTTTTAGATACTCCCTTAGCAAACCAGGTCAATTTCATGAACAGATGGCAATATTTAGATACTGATAAAGGTTGGGTGGGATTTCTGAACCTACAATATTTGGATGATGAAAAACAGACTGGACAACTTACCTTCAATCCAGATGTGGATAGGTTTACGACCAATGCTTGGGGAAGTGAAGTAAATACGCGACGCTTGGATATTTCCACAAAAGTAGGATATGTTTTTCCCGAATTACCTTACCAGAGCATAGGCTTTCAAGCTGCTTACAGTAATCACGAGCAAAACTCGTACTATGGATTCAATTTGTACGATATTGCACATCGCTCCTTTTACTCCAACGCTATTTTCAACAGTATTTTAGGCAGTACACAGCACAAATTTAAAACTGGCATAAGTTTTACTTACGATGTTTTTGATGAAAATGTAAACAGTGAAATACTACAAAGAACGGATAACACATTTGGAGGATTTTTTGAATACACCTATGATAGCCTTGAACGCTTAAGTTTTGTAGCCGGTCTTCGATTAGATCACGGCAATAGGCTTTCAACTTTTATAACGCCTAGATTACATGCAAGATATTCACTATGGGACAAGGCAAGCCTAAGGGGTTCTATCGGAAGAGGTAAAAGAGCGGCAAATATCTTTTCTGAAAACCAACAACTATTTGCTTCATCAAGACAGATAAATGTTATAGATAACGGTGGGGATATTTACGGATTGAAGCCAGAAATAGCTTGGAATTTTGGAGCTGGATTTATACAAAAATTGTATTTATGGAACCGGACTATGGAGCTTTCACTTGATTTTTATAGAACAAGTTTTCAAGATCAGGTCATTGTTGATTGGGAAAACGCAAGGGAAATCTCTTTTTACAATCTATACGGTGACAGTTATTCCAATAGTTTTCAATTTGATTTTAATTACGAATTGGTTCAAAATTTAGATGTAAGGGCCACTTATAAAAATTATGATGTTGTTATAGACTATACCTCAGAAAGATTACAAAAACCGTTACAGCCAGAGCACAGGGTTTTCATGAATTTGAACTATGAAACATTGAAAAAAGGAGAAGGTGCCCAATGGCGATTGGATTTTACTTGGAATTGGTTGGGAAGACAGAGAATCCCTAGTACTGAACTTAATCCAGCAGAATTCCGGTTCGATGATTTTTCTCCCTCTTTCAGTACTTTGAATTTTCAGGTTACCAGAGTATTTTCAAATCAATTCGAAGTATATTTAGGGGGTGAAAATATTACAAATTACACGCTAAGGAATCCAATTCTGGGTAGCAATGATCCATTTGGTCCATATTTTGATAGTACATTGTCATTTGCTCCCGTTCTAGAGGCAACTTATTATATAGGATTACGATATAAAATTAATACCGATTAA